A region of Mycolicibacterium brumae DNA encodes the following proteins:
- the mihF gene encoding integration host factor, actinobacterial type has product MALPQLTDEQRAAALEKAAAARRARAELKDRLKRGGTTLSQVLKDAESDEVLGKMKVSALLEALPKVGKVKAQEIMTELEIAPTRRLRGLGDRQRKALLEKFDPA; this is encoded by the coding sequence GTGGCCCTTCCCCAGTTGACCGACGAACAGCGCGCTGCCGCCCTGGAAAAGGCTGCCGCCGCACGTCGTGCACGGGCCGAGCTCAAGGATCGGCTCAAGCGCGGTGGCACCACCCTGTCCCAGGTGCTCAAGGACGCCGAGAGCGATGAAGTTCTGGGCAAGATGAAGGTTTCCGCGCTGCTGGAGGCTCTGCCCAAGGTGGGCAAGGTCAAGGCGCAGGAGATCATGACCGAGCTGGAGATCGCCCCGACCCGCCGTCTGCGCGGCCTGGGCGACCGGCAGCGCAAGGCGCTGCTGGAGAAGTTCGACCCCGCCTGA
- a CDS encoding arylamine N-acetyltransferase family protein, with protein MNSAVAEYFRRIEHHGPADPSRELLATLVTAHLRHIPFENLDPLTGIPVADLSAEALFAKMVSRRRGGFCFEQNGLLGHVLDALGYDVARLTGRVVWMRPDGLASAPQALTHQLLSVTVPGQPGRVLVDVGFGGPTPSAPLDFVVDVVQPTPNGDYRIGRHGDGYVLETFLRDSWLPMYVFADQPRPPIDLQVGSWYVSTYPDSIFLHNVIATRIIDGARWNLSGDKLSVHRVGEPSEQRVLDDADAVLEMLAGPFGIDLSDIAELRSRVAATLTR; from the coding sequence ATGAATTCCGCAGTGGCCGAGTACTTTCGGCGGATCGAGCATCACGGACCCGCGGACCCGTCGCGGGAGCTGCTGGCGACGCTGGTGACGGCGCACCTTCGGCACATCCCGTTCGAGAATCTCGATCCGCTGACCGGGATCCCGGTTGCGGATCTGAGCGCCGAGGCGCTGTTCGCCAAGATGGTCAGCCGGCGCCGTGGCGGCTTCTGTTTCGAACAGAATGGCCTGCTCGGCCATGTGCTCGACGCGCTCGGCTACGACGTGGCGCGGCTGACCGGCCGGGTGGTGTGGATGCGACCGGACGGCCTGGCGTCGGCGCCGCAGGCGCTGACCCACCAACTGTTGTCGGTGACGGTTCCCGGCCAGCCGGGGCGCGTGCTCGTCGACGTCGGTTTCGGCGGCCCCACGCCGAGCGCGCCGCTGGACTTCGTTGTTGACGTCGTGCAACCTACGCCGAACGGCGACTACCGCATCGGCCGGCACGGCGACGGCTACGTCCTGGAGACGTTCCTGCGGGATTCCTGGCTGCCGATGTATGTGTTCGCCGATCAGCCGCGGCCGCCTATCGACCTACAGGTCGGCAGTTGGTATGTGTCCACCTACCCGGATTCGATCTTCCTTCACAACGTGATCGCCACCCGGATCATCGACGGCGCCCGCTGGAACCTCAGCGGAGACAAGCTGTCGGTGCATCGCGTCGGGGAACCGAGCGAACAACGCGTCCTCGACGACGCCGACGCGGTGCTGGAGATGCTGGCGGGACCGTTTGGCATCGACCTGTCCGATATCGCGGAGCTACGGTCTCGGGTGGCCGCGACGCTGACACGTTGA
- the coaBC gene encoding bifunctional phosphopantothenoylcysteine decarboxylase/phosphopantothenate--cysteine ligase CoaBC, with product MGKRVIVGVSGGIAAYKACSLVRQLKEAGHQVRVMPTESALNFVGAATFEALSGEPVRTGVFADVPEVAHVRLGQGADLVVVAPATADLLARAASGRADDLLTATLLTAHCPVLFAPAMHTEMWLHPATVDNVATLRRRGAVVLDPASGRLTGADSGPGRLPEPDEIAAFAELLLARGDALPRDLTGRRLLITAGGTREPLDPVRFIGNLSSGKQGYAVARVAAQRGAEVTLIGANTTGLVNPAGVDVVPVGSATQLAETVAKLAPEADALVMAAAVADFRPSAVAESKMKKDADSEPSRIDLVRNDDILAATVRARADSELPRMAAIVGFAAETGDARGDVLFHARAKLARKGCDLLVVNAVGNGRAFEVDDNAGWLLGADGSETVLGHGSKTLMASRIVDAVAGALRERS from the coding sequence ATGGGCAAACGCGTCATCGTCGGAGTGTCCGGCGGCATCGCCGCCTACAAGGCCTGTTCGCTGGTCCGCCAGCTGAAAGAGGCCGGCCACCAGGTGCGCGTCATGCCCACCGAATCCGCGCTGAACTTCGTCGGCGCGGCCACTTTTGAGGCGCTGTCCGGGGAACCGGTGCGCACCGGCGTCTTCGCCGACGTGCCGGAGGTCGCGCATGTGCGGCTCGGCCAGGGCGCCGATCTGGTCGTGGTCGCTCCGGCCACCGCCGATCTGCTGGCCCGCGCCGCGTCCGGGCGGGCCGACGACCTGCTCACCGCCACGCTGTTGACCGCGCACTGCCCGGTGCTTTTCGCCCCGGCCATGCACACCGAGATGTGGCTGCATCCGGCCACCGTCGACAACGTCGCCACCCTGCGCCGCCGTGGCGCGGTGGTGCTGGACCCGGCGTCGGGCCGGCTCACCGGCGCCGACAGCGGGCCCGGCCGGCTGCCGGAACCCGACGAGATCGCCGCCTTCGCCGAGCTGCTGCTGGCCCGCGGCGACGCGCTGCCGCGGGACCTGACCGGCCGTCGGCTGCTGATCACCGCCGGTGGCACCCGCGAGCCGCTGGACCCGGTGCGTTTCATCGGCAACCTGAGCTCCGGCAAGCAGGGTTACGCGGTGGCCCGGGTCGCCGCCCAGCGCGGCGCGGAGGTCACCTTGATCGGGGCCAACACCACCGGCCTGGTGAACCCCGCCGGGGTGGACGTGGTGCCCGTCGGGTCCGCCACCCAACTCGCCGAGACGGTCGCCAAGCTCGCCCCGGAGGCCGACGCGCTGGTGATGGCCGCCGCGGTCGCCGACTTCCGGCCTTCGGCTGTCGCCGAGTCGAAGATGAAGAAGGACGCCGATTCGGAGCCGTCGCGCATCGATCTGGTCCGTAACGACGACATCCTGGCCGCCACCGTGCGCGCCCGCGCCGACAGCGAGTTGCCCCGGATGGCGGCCATCGTCGGGTTTGCCGCCGAGACCGGCGACGCCCGCGGGGATGTGCTGTTCCACGCCCGCGCGAAACTCGCCCGCAAGGGCTGTGACCTGCTGGTCGTCAACGCCGTCGGGAACGGCCGCGCGTTCGAGGTGGACGACAACGCCGGATGGTTGCTGGGTGCCGACGGCAGCGAGACCGTGCTCGGCCACGGCTCCAAGACGCTGATGGCGAGCCGTATTGTGGACGCGGTCGCGGGGGCGCTGCGCGAGCGATCCTGA
- a CDS encoding alpha/beta hydrolase: MAAIDDILQKVLDAVPFELSLEDGPEAARASFRNLPRRPGNPDVRAEDVAIDGPAGDLSLRIYTPPGAGTGSPVVLFVHGGGFVVGDLDTYDSVARDHAVGADAVVVAVDYRLAPEHPFPAAPDDVWAALQWVAANASSFGADSGRLAVAGDSAGGNLAAGAALRARDAGLALAFQLLWYPSVVWDTSLPSFTENAHAPILTTAAVAAFSSAYARHVDLAEAPAILIPGRAELAGVAPAFVAVAGHDPLRDDGVRYAELLAAAGVPVGVEVASDMVHGFIAYNGVVPAATAATGRGLAALRASLHD, from the coding sequence ATGGCTGCCATCGACGACATCTTGCAGAAGGTACTCGACGCCGTTCCCTTCGAACTATCCCTCGAGGACGGCCCGGAGGCGGCTCGGGCGAGTTTCCGCAATCTGCCGCGGCGGCCCGGGAACCCCGACGTCCGCGCCGAAGATGTCGCCATCGACGGCCCGGCCGGGGATCTGAGCTTGCGGATCTACACCCCGCCGGGCGCCGGAACCGGCTCACCGGTGGTGCTTTTCGTTCATGGCGGTGGGTTCGTGGTGGGCGATCTGGACACCTACGACTCCGTCGCCCGCGATCACGCCGTCGGCGCGGATGCCGTCGTGGTCGCGGTGGATTATCGGCTGGCGCCCGAACATCCCTTCCCGGCTGCCCCCGACGACGTGTGGGCGGCGCTGCAGTGGGTGGCCGCCAACGCGTCGTCGTTCGGCGCGGACTCGGGACGTCTGGCGGTGGCCGGCGACTCCGCGGGCGGCAACCTGGCCGCGGGCGCGGCGCTGCGGGCCCGCGACGCAGGACTGGCACTGGCGTTCCAGTTGCTCTGGTATCCGTCGGTGGTCTGGGACACCAGCCTGCCGTCGTTCACCGAGAACGCGCACGCCCCGATCCTGACCACCGCGGCGGTGGCGGCGTTCTCGAGCGCCTACGCCCGGCACGTGGACCTGGCCGAGGCGCCGGCGATCCTCATCCCGGGCCGCGCCGAGCTGGCCGGGGTGGCCCCCGCGTTCGTCGCCGTCGCCGGCCACGACCCGCTACGCGACGACGGCGTCCGCTACGCCGAACTGCTGGCGGCCGCGGGGGTGCCGGTCGGTGTGGAGGTGGCCTCGGACATGGTGCACGGTTTCATCGCCTACAACGGCGTGGTGCCCGCCGCCACAGCCGCCACCGGGCGTGGGCTGGCAGCCTTGCGGGCCTCGCTGCACGACTAG
- the metK gene encoding methionine adenosyltransferase, producing the protein MGEGGRLFTSESVTEGHPDKICDAISDSILDSLLADDPKSRVAVETAVTTGQVHVIGEVTTSARKAFANINQTVRETIREIGYDSSEKGFDWETCGVNIGIGAQSPDIAQGVDTAYETRVEGEQDPLDLQGAGDQGLMFGYANTDTPEYMPLPIALAHRLSRRLAKVRKDGVLDYLRPDGKTQVTIQYDGNAALRLDTVVLSTQHADGVDLENTLVPAIRETVVDAVLTELAHDSLDTSDFRLLINPTGKFVIGGPMGDAGLTGRKIIVDTYGGFARHGGGAFSGKDPSKVDRSAAYAMRWVAKNVVAAGLAERAEVQVAYAIGKAEPVGLFVETFGTENFDPARIQKAITSVFDLRPGAIVRDLDLLRPIYAKTAAYGHFGRDDLDVPWERLNKVEDLKASV; encoded by the coding sequence GTGGGCGAAGGTGGTCGGCTGTTCACCAGTGAATCGGTGACCGAGGGGCATCCCGACAAGATCTGTGACGCCATCAGCGATTCGATCCTCGACTCGCTGCTGGCCGACGATCCCAAGTCTCGGGTTGCGGTCGAGACCGCGGTGACCACCGGGCAGGTGCACGTCATCGGCGAGGTCACCACCAGTGCCCGCAAGGCCTTCGCGAACATCAACCAGACCGTCCGGGAGACCATCCGGGAGATCGGCTACGACTCCTCGGAGAAGGGCTTCGACTGGGAGACCTGCGGCGTCAACATCGGCATCGGCGCGCAGTCCCCGGACATCGCCCAGGGCGTGGACACCGCCTATGAGACCCGCGTCGAGGGCGAGCAGGACCCGCTGGACCTGCAAGGCGCCGGCGACCAGGGCTTGATGTTCGGCTACGCCAACACCGACACCCCCGAGTACATGCCGCTGCCGATCGCGCTGGCGCACCGACTGTCGCGTCGGCTGGCCAAGGTCCGCAAGGACGGCGTGCTGGATTACCTGCGCCCGGACGGCAAGACCCAGGTCACCATTCAGTACGACGGGAACGCCGCGCTGCGGCTGGACACCGTGGTGCTGTCCACCCAGCACGCCGACGGCGTCGACCTGGAGAACACCCTGGTCCCGGCCATCCGGGAGACCGTGGTGGACGCGGTGCTGACCGAACTGGCGCACGACAGCCTGGACACCTCCGACTTCCGGCTGCTGATCAACCCGACCGGCAAGTTCGTCATCGGTGGCCCGATGGGCGACGCCGGGCTGACCGGCCGCAAGATCATCGTCGACACCTACGGCGGCTTCGCCCGCCACGGTGGCGGGGCGTTCTCCGGCAAGGACCCGTCGAAGGTGGACCGCTCGGCGGCCTACGCGATGCGCTGGGTGGCCAAGAACGTGGTGGCCGCCGGACTGGCCGAGCGGGCCGAGGTGCAGGTCGCCTACGCGATCGGCAAGGCCGAGCCGGTGGGGTTGTTCGTCGAGACGTTCGGCACCGAGAACTTCGACCCGGCCCGCATCCAGAAGGCCATCACCAGCGTGTTCGACCTGCGTCCCGGCGCGATCGTCCGCGATCTGGACCTGCTGCGCCCGATCTACGCCAAGACCGCCGCCTATGGCCACTTCGGCCGCGACGACCTCGACGTGCCCTGGGAGCGGCTGAACAAGGTCGAGGACCTCAAGGCTTCCGTCTAG
- the pyrF gene encoding orotidine-5'-phosphate decarboxylase: protein MAGAAFGQRLSAAIAERGPLCLGIDPHPELLARWGLGVDADGLAAFASTCVRAFAGFAIVKPQVAFFEAYGAAGFAVLEQTIAGLSESGVLVLADAKRGDIGSTMAAYAQAWAGDGPLASDAVTASPYLGFGSLTPLLDLAAERGRGVFVLAATSNPEGASVQRQRLPDGRTLAQAMVDEAAAVNRASASGAGASGLGASGLGASGLGASGLGASGSGVLGPRVLGSVGVVVGATLADPPDVSALGGPVLVPGVGAQGGRPEDLAGLGGARPGQLLPAVSREVLRAGPAVADLRAAAERLRDAVAHLA, encoded by the coding sequence ATGGCCGGGGCTGCGTTCGGGCAGCGGCTGAGCGCGGCGATCGCCGAGCGGGGGCCGCTGTGCCTGGGCATCGACCCGCATCCGGAACTGCTGGCGCGCTGGGGTCTTGGCGTCGACGCCGACGGACTGGCGGCGTTCGCGTCGACCTGCGTGCGGGCGTTCGCCGGGTTCGCCATCGTCAAACCGCAGGTGGCGTTCTTCGAGGCCTACGGCGCGGCCGGTTTCGCGGTGCTGGAGCAGACCATCGCCGGCCTGTCCGAGTCCGGGGTGCTGGTGCTGGCCGACGCCAAGCGCGGCGACATCGGCTCCACCATGGCCGCCTACGCGCAAGCCTGGGCGGGGGACGGGCCGCTGGCCAGCGACGCCGTCACGGCCTCGCCGTACCTGGGCTTCGGGTCGCTGACCCCGCTGCTGGACCTGGCAGCCGAACGTGGCCGTGGGGTGTTCGTGCTGGCCGCGACGTCCAACCCAGAGGGCGCCTCGGTGCAGCGTCAGCGGCTGCCCGACGGGCGCACGCTGGCCCAGGCGATGGTCGACGAGGCCGCCGCGGTCAACCGAGCCTCTGCGTCGGGCGCGGGTGCGTCGGGCTTGGGTGCGTCGGGCTTGGGTGCGTCGGGCTTGGGTGCGTCGGGCTTGGGTGCGTCGGGCTCGGGCGTTCTGGGCCCGCGCGTTCTCGGCTCGGTGGGCGTCGTCGTCGGCGCGACCCTGGCCGACCCGCCGGATGTGTCCGCCCTCGGCGGCCCGGTGCTGGTTCCCGGGGTGGGCGCCCAGGGTGGCCGTCCCGAGGACCTCGCCGGACTCGGCGGCGCGCGGCCCGGCCAGCTGCTGCCCGCGGTTTCGCGGGAGGTGCTGCGCGCCGGCCCGGCTGTCGCCGATCTGCGCGCGGCCGCCGAGCGCCTGCGCGACGCCGTCGCCCACCTCGCCTGA
- a CDS encoding lysoplasmalogenase, translated as MGSRYATRLRGLWLAAAIAGAGYGVFLIVAAVSHPAGADLTGQFPGQPAVKATMALLLAAAAAFHSNRRERIWLIAALLFSASGDFLLAMPWWAPSFVGGLGSFLLAHLCYLVVLAPLAQRRPGRLAGAAIVFAVCLGLLVWFWPHLGELTVPVTVYMLVIAAMVGAALLARLPTNWTAAGALCFATSDAMIGISVFVRQDELLAVPIWWFYAIAQLSITAGFFFRRTETSESPATTSP; from the coding sequence ATGGGATCACGGTACGCAACCCGACTCCGCGGGTTGTGGCTGGCCGCGGCCATCGCCGGCGCGGGCTACGGGGTGTTCCTGATCGTCGCCGCGGTCTCCCACCCGGCCGGCGCCGACCTGACCGGGCAGTTCCCCGGGCAGCCGGCGGTGAAGGCGACGATGGCGCTGCTGCTGGCGGCCGCCGCGGCGTTCCACTCGAACAGGCGGGAACGGATCTGGCTGATCGCGGCGCTGCTGTTCTCCGCGTCCGGGGACTTCCTGCTGGCCATGCCGTGGTGGGCGCCGTCGTTCGTGGGCGGCCTCGGCTCGTTCCTGCTGGCCCACCTCTGTTATCTCGTGGTGCTGGCCCCGCTGGCACAGCGCCGCCCAGGCCGACTGGCCGGCGCGGCGATCGTGTTCGCCGTGTGCCTGGGGTTGCTGGTCTGGTTCTGGCCGCACCTGGGCGAGCTGACCGTTCCGGTCACCGTCTACATGCTGGTGATCGCCGCCATGGTCGGCGCCGCGCTGCTGGCCCGGCTGCCCACCAACTGGACCGCCGCCGGCGCGCTGTGTTTCGCGACCTCCGACGCGATGATCGGGATCAGCGTCTTCGTCCGGCAGGACGAACTGCTGGCCGTGCCGATCTGGTGGTTCTACGCGATCGCGCAGTTGTCGATCACCGCCGGATTCTTCTTCCGCCGCACGGAAACGTCGGAGTCACCTGCTACAACAAGCCCATGA
- the gmk gene encoding guanylate kinase, with translation MIAGEGPDSGGKAHGRVVVLSGPSAVGKSSVVACLRERVPELYFSVSATTRAARPGEVDGVDYHFVGVEGFQRLIDDGELLEWAEIHGGLQRSGTPAAPVYAAARAGRPVLIEVDLAGARAVKKIIPEAVTVFLAPPSFEVLRQRLTGRGTEPPEVQARRLDTARAEMAAQGDFDRVVVNRQLESACAELVSLLVAPGADTAT, from the coding sequence GTGATCGCTGGCGAGGGGCCGGACAGCGGGGGCAAAGCCCACGGCCGCGTGGTCGTGCTGTCCGGTCCTTCTGCTGTCGGCAAGTCCAGCGTGGTCGCGTGTCTGCGTGAGCGGGTGCCGGAGCTGTACTTCAGCGTTTCGGCCACCACTCGGGCGGCGCGGCCCGGCGAGGTCGACGGCGTCGATTACCACTTCGTCGGCGTCGAGGGATTTCAACGCCTGATCGACGACGGCGAACTGCTGGAGTGGGCGGAGATCCACGGCGGGCTGCAGCGGTCCGGCACCCCGGCCGCTCCGGTCTACGCCGCGGCGCGCGCAGGCCGGCCGGTGCTGATCGAGGTGGATCTGGCCGGCGCGCGGGCGGTCAAGAAGATCATTCCGGAGGCGGTGACGGTGTTTTTGGCGCCGCCGAGCTTCGAGGTGCTGCGGCAGCGGCTGACCGGCCGCGGCACCGAACCGCCCGAGGTCCAGGCCCGCCGACTGGACACCGCGCGGGCCGAAATGGCCGCTCAGGGCGACTTCGACCGGGTGGTGGTGAACCGGCAATTGGAATCTGCCTGTGCGGAATTGGTATCCTTGCTGGTGGCGCCCGGCGCCGATACTGCGACCTAG
- the rpoZ gene encoding DNA-directed RNA polymerase subunit omega gives MSTPNDTLPADQGGAGYADAYDTPLGITNPPIDDLLDRASSKYALVIYAAKRARQINDYYNQLGDGILEYVGPLVEPGLQEKPLSIAMREIHGDLLEHTEGE, from the coding sequence GTGAGCACCCCGAACGACACGCTGCCCGCCGATCAGGGCGGCGCGGGCTACGCCGACGCCTACGACACCCCGCTGGGCATCACCAACCCGCCCATCGACGACCTGCTGGACCGCGCGTCGAGCAAGTACGCGCTGGTCATCTACGCCGCCAAGCGCGCCCGGCAGATCAACGACTACTACAACCAGCTCGGCGACGGGATCCTGGAGTACGTCGGCCCGCTGGTCGAGCCGGGCCTGCAGGAGAAGCCGCTGTCGATCGCCATGCGTGAGATCCACGGCGACCTGCTCGAGCACACCGAAGGCGAGTAG
- a CDS encoding endonuclease/exonuclease/phosphatase family protein, whose amino-acid sequence MAAHFVGSVGTAVTLLASFSPVFTALTAAAVIVLLGARWWRMAAAALCVTAVGLLAQAPLYLGAKPTAVADMPTLTLLQANILFGRADANALVDLVRRERADVLTVSELTEEAVGRLAGAGLTDVLGHAYLMPQDGGTGGGIYSRFPLTDTSVLPGLAHQNLRAVISPPGAAPVALYALHPIPPFLPPTQRWARELDDIATVLAAERLPLIVGADFNATWDHKRYRKLLAAGGDAGQNLIDAAEFLGSGIVATYPAGRRYPAVLAIDRILARGVTPLTFGRVRLPGSDHHGVLAEIQLGSAPR is encoded by the coding sequence GTGGCCGCTCATTTCGTCGGCTCGGTCGGCACCGCGGTCACCTTGCTGGCCTCGTTCAGCCCGGTGTTCACCGCGCTCACCGCCGCCGCTGTGATTGTGCTGCTCGGCGCGCGGTGGTGGCGCATGGCCGCCGCGGCGTTGTGCGTCACAGCCGTCGGACTGCTGGCGCAGGCGCCGCTGTATCTGGGCGCCAAACCCACGGCCGTCGCCGATATGCCGACGCTGACGCTGCTGCAGGCGAACATCCTGTTCGGCCGGGCCGACGCCAACGCGCTGGTGGACCTCGTTCGCCGGGAACGCGCCGACGTGCTGACAGTCTCGGAGTTGACCGAGGAAGCCGTCGGCAGGCTTGCCGGAGCCGGGCTGACCGATGTGCTCGGACACGCGTATCTGATGCCCCAAGACGGCGGCACGGGGGGCGGCATCTATTCGCGTTTTCCGCTCACCGACACCTCCGTGCTGCCCGGGCTCGCGCACCAGAACCTGCGGGCGGTGATCTCACCCCCCGGCGCCGCACCCGTCGCCTTGTATGCGCTGCACCCGATTCCGCCGTTTCTTCCGCCGACACAGCGGTGGGCGCGGGAGCTCGACGACATCGCCACCGTGCTGGCCGCGGAGCGCCTACCGCTGATCGTGGGCGCGGACTTCAACGCGACCTGGGACCACAAGCGCTACCGCAAGCTGCTGGCGGCCGGCGGTGACGCCGGGCAAAACCTGATCGACGCCGCGGAGTTCCTGGGGTCGGGAATCGTGGCGACCTATCCGGCCGGCCGCCGGTACCCCGCAGTGTTGGCCATCGATCGGATTTTGGCGCGCGGAGTCACACCGTTGACCTTCGGCCGGGTGCGACTTCCGGGTTCGGATCATCACGGCGTCCTGGCCGAAATCCAGCTCGGCTCCGCGCCCCGGTAG